The following coding sequences lie in one Prosthecobacter vanneervenii genomic window:
- a CDS encoding PA14 domain-containing protein: MKRLSLILALMMAANSANADGVTHEQDDALAAEAALLAPPAELPQVQTPSPVQYATLGKWSAVIPWTPHIPVTCAMLPDGRLLTFASSQPTTFPMGTSTYAATWDCRTGEFKVVNNPYHDMFCGGVAMLPDGRLLVNGGNNTIRDSSVFDWRTNTWSKTADMQDPRWYNTSVALPDGSVFTALGSGGSSSSERWTESKGWTRYTGIDWTQATSENDMESIWHPFLHVAPNGKIAHTGPTKTMHWVDPSGNGQIINTSACVQGYYYPKDGAMVMFAPGKLLQGAGRTVGGGATNQAWVVDINGSTPTVTQTGSLKYARTFANGVILPTGEVMAIGGNTSQIKFSDLGSVMTPEIWNPTTGTWRTAADMQVPRNYHSVAMLLPDGRVWSGGGGLSGDAADHQDAQVFTPPVLFNPDGTAAVRPEITETPEVIGPGLAFTVRATAGMKRFTMIKSASLTHSVTSDLRFVELVFNEVAPGAYALQAPANVNVLTPGYWMLFGISASGPYSESKMLLVDATLTSSISHPDAQFTTVGKSVVPVTVRSYGYSASTRAYSADNLPPGVTLDAVSGLISGTPTTTGRWNVSVTVSDGLLEAATASFLWTVHSDLQVEPLANAPVQAGDALNFNVATSGSSAPEFQWDFGDGTGVTDFSSSASFAKTYAKPGRYLVTLTVRDDTGSVVTTSFHQAVHAPLTAKRPSVSSSLAYQVRSGANARLWVVNPDQDSVTVFDAVTRARGGIIGTGKGPRSVATAPDGRAWVVNSESGSISVIGANLSVVQTVSLALGSRPYAVVFDPAGSAAYVSLQDSGVVLKLDPTNPAKVLGSAQVGTSVRHLSVSADGAQVFATRFITPPLPGESTATVVTQDGDTKYGGVVCVLEAASMSVSRSVILAHSEEADSSIAGRGIPNYLGPAVISPDGTNAWVPSKKDNIKRGALRDGNPLTHDNTVRSIVSRLDLGSLAEDLPARIDFNDAGIACAAAYDPTGMYLFTALEGSRAVAVVDAWNQKELLRFNAGRAPQGVVTSPDGNTVYVHNFMDRTVTMHDVSAIRSGAETAPVMSATLKCISTEKLSPVVLKGKQFFYDSQDPRLALQQYISCAACHNDGDQDGRVWDFTSFGEGLRNNISLRGHATHGPSHWTGNFDEIQDFEGQIRSLPNGLGLMSDAAFHTGTRDQPLGDPKAGVSADLDALAAYVKSLSTAGSSPMRGSNGALTAEAVAGRQVFRAQNCAACHEGTRFTKSALNVFEDIGTIKPTSGQRLGGPLAGLDVPTLRGLWSTAPYLHDGSAATLADAVRAHKGVLLTDNQLSQLVSYLSQIDDAEVSAPAPLSIVLATAGGNVSGSFPVAGYLSEAAAGFAADDIVIIGGVVRGFSMTGTSFSFYVEPKAASVSISIPANVMQDATGLGNLGSNVLTVVNSADVTPPVITLSTAAESVSGAFTVSVNASEAIVGLSAADFVVVNGVATDLSGSGAVYLLSIQPTAAGVVTVQLPAETTADAAENPSGASNLLSVSYVPTDNTGAGVVNDPAPSVVLTATGRSGSGGFMIQAQFSEAVTGLDASEFVVTNGSIVALSGGDALWVATVQPAADGDVSVSLPVNAAQDSAGQGSSASNTLVLGNAPPAPLSVKIHFQNTGAPTPNGYCADDGDVFGARNGLTYGWNNDHTAQGRDRNAVSDQRQDTVMRLLAGAQWEMALPNGEYDVTISVGDATQSSTNTLNVEGVAVWNAAACAAGVFQVKSVRVLVSDGRLTLDNGAAAKGLTALNYVQLSSTSSTVSGTQNGLAAEYYAGVNFDQLRYSRTDRTVDFRWSAAAPDVRLGADNFSVRWQGVVMPLHSERHTFVTTSDNGVRLWVNGQLILNRWNKHAEETSSAEVDLQAGVPAAIKLEFFANDGDAVIRLMWASPSQPLQVIPTERLLTHAPGQAVTGYPESFAEWCASARSNGALSNAAGNADGDDLPDLLEYAFGASAGSGINAGDVLRLSTLNGHVSASVVRPRGPNDLNWQLQSSTDLKTWTALNAAATVSDNGDGTLTVRWKDLDTASGSTSGMVRLLVRCTATGETAVTAPYAWQTYTIAGGMQSIGVNVVNTPVFSGYAHSASEGVVYLSDASFLPGVVDEDASYYVEVKDGAYAGHHFDLAHIGDRVLVVDMESEANTLAAVPGEIAGARISVHKHVTLGQIFDKSVLQGTNNPGAADQVQMATATGYRTYWLLKSGSRSQWVAAGDARLTVADGVVIQPGTGVMLKSVSATPRTLMAAGQVRTTPFVRVLTPGLNLLSNPWPLDATPTRLGMLAAGSFNATTSPATADSLQVWKGDAQSGASGYDGWWLFQNPRGATAAWVSSRDATLASQNDVLVLKAGRGAVLTRRGSAGAVWRVEGL, translated from the coding sequence TTCCGATGGGGACTTCCACGTATGCGGCGACGTGGGACTGCCGCACGGGGGAGTTCAAGGTGGTGAACAACCCCTACCACGACATGTTTTGCGGTGGTGTAGCGATGCTGCCAGACGGACGGCTGCTGGTGAACGGGGGCAACAACACGATCCGTGACAGCAGCGTGTTTGACTGGCGCACGAACACCTGGAGCAAGACCGCTGACATGCAGGACCCGCGCTGGTACAACACGAGCGTGGCACTTCCGGACGGGAGCGTCTTCACCGCGCTCGGCTCCGGAGGGAGCAGCAGCTCCGAGCGCTGGACGGAGAGCAAGGGCTGGACGCGCTACACGGGGATCGACTGGACGCAGGCCACGAGCGAGAACGACATGGAGTCGATCTGGCACCCCTTTCTGCATGTGGCACCGAACGGGAAGATAGCCCACACCGGCCCCACCAAGACGATGCACTGGGTGGACCCGAGCGGGAACGGGCAGATCATCAACACGAGCGCGTGCGTGCAGGGCTACTACTACCCGAAGGACGGAGCGATGGTGATGTTTGCACCGGGGAAGCTGCTGCAAGGAGCGGGGCGCACGGTGGGTGGTGGTGCGACAAACCAAGCGTGGGTGGTGGACATCAACGGGAGCACGCCCACGGTGACCCAGACGGGCAGCCTGAAGTATGCGCGCACTTTTGCCAATGGCGTGATCCTGCCGACGGGCGAGGTGATGGCGATCGGGGGGAACACATCGCAGATCAAATTCAGTGATCTGGGCAGCGTGATGACGCCGGAAATCTGGAACCCGACGACCGGAACGTGGCGCACGGCAGCGGACATGCAGGTGCCGAGGAACTACCACTCCGTGGCGATGCTGCTGCCCGATGGGCGTGTGTGGTCCGGAGGTGGCGGACTGAGCGGTGATGCAGCGGACCATCAGGATGCGCAGGTCTTCACACCGCCGGTGCTTTTCAATCCGGATGGCACGGCGGCGGTGCGGCCGGAGATCACGGAAACGCCGGAAGTGATCGGGCCGGGGCTGGCCTTCACGGTGCGCGCCACGGCGGGGATGAAGCGCTTTACGATGATCAAGTCGGCATCGCTGACGCATTCGGTGACGAGCGACCTGCGATTTGTGGAGCTGGTCTTTAATGAGGTGGCACCGGGCGCGTATGCGCTGCAGGCACCGGCGAATGTGAATGTGCTGACGCCGGGGTACTGGATGCTGTTTGGCATCTCGGCGAGCGGGCCGTATTCGGAGTCGAAGATGCTGCTTGTAGATGCGACGCTGACGAGTTCGATCAGCCATCCGGACGCTCAGTTTACGACGGTGGGGAAAAGCGTGGTGCCGGTGACGGTGAGGTCGTATGGGTACAGTGCATCGACGCGAGCCTACAGCGCCGACAATCTGCCGCCGGGCGTGACGCTGGATGCGGTGAGCGGGCTCATCTCCGGCACGCCAACGACCACAGGCCGCTGGAATGTGAGCGTGACGGTGAGCGACGGACTGCTGGAGGCAGCGACGGCAAGCTTTTTGTGGACGGTGCACTCTGACCTGCAAGTGGAGCCGCTGGCGAACGCGCCGGTGCAGGCGGGTGATGCTTTAAACTTTAACGTGGCCACAAGTGGAAGCAGCGCGCCGGAGTTTCAGTGGGACTTTGGCGACGGCACCGGGGTGACGGATTTCAGCAGCAGCGCGAGCTTTGCCAAAACCTACGCCAAGCCGGGGCGCTATCTGGTGACGCTGACGGTGCGGGATGACACGGGAAGCGTGGTGACGACGAGCTTTCACCAAGCCGTGCACGCGCCGCTGACGGCGAAGAGGCCGAGTGTTTCAAGCAGTCTGGCGTATCAGGTGCGCAGCGGAGCGAACGCGAGGCTGTGGGTGGTGAACCCGGACCAGGACAGCGTGACGGTCTTTGATGCAGTGACGCGAGCACGCGGCGGAATCATCGGCACCGGCAAGGGACCACGCAGTGTGGCGACAGCGCCGGATGGAAGAGCGTGGGTGGTGAACAGCGAGAGCGGAAGCATCAGCGTCATCGGGGCGAATTTGAGCGTGGTGCAGACGGTGTCGCTGGCTCTGGGATCGCGCCCGTATGCGGTGGTGTTTGATCCTGCGGGGAGTGCTGCGTATGTGTCGCTGCAGGACAGCGGCGTGGTACTGAAGCTGGATCCAACGAATCCGGCCAAGGTGCTGGGATCGGCCCAGGTGGGAACGAGCGTGAGGCACCTGTCTGTGAGCGCGGATGGTGCGCAGGTGTTTGCAACGAGGTTCATCACGCCACCCCTGCCCGGCGAGAGCACGGCCACGGTAGTGACGCAGGATGGTGACACGAAGTACGGCGGGGTGGTGTGCGTGCTGGAGGCGGCGAGCATGAGCGTGAGTCGCAGCGTGATCCTGGCGCACAGCGAGGAGGCTGACAGCTCAATCGCAGGGCGAGGGATACCGAATTATCTGGGGCCTGCGGTGATCAGCCCGGATGGCACGAATGCGTGGGTGCCGTCGAAGAAGGACAACATCAAACGCGGTGCGCTACGTGATGGGAACCCGCTGACGCATGACAACACGGTGCGCAGCATTGTGTCGCGCCTTGATCTCGGAAGCCTGGCGGAGGACCTGCCGGCGAGGATTGATTTCAATGATGCGGGGATCGCCTGCGCGGCGGCGTATGATCCGACGGGGATGTATCTTTTCACAGCACTGGAAGGCAGCCGTGCTGTGGCGGTGGTGGATGCGTGGAACCAGAAGGAGCTGCTGCGTTTTAATGCGGGGCGTGCGCCGCAGGGCGTGGTGACGTCTCCAGACGGAAACACTGTTTATGTGCACAACTTCATGGACCGGACGGTGACGATGCATGACGTGAGCGCGATCCGAAGTGGTGCTGAAACGGCACCGGTGATGAGCGCGACGCTGAAATGCATCTCCACAGAAAAGCTGAGTCCCGTGGTGCTGAAGGGGAAGCAGTTCTTCTACGATTCGCAAGACCCGCGGCTGGCGCTGCAGCAATACATCAGCTGCGCGGCGTGCCACAATGACGGCGACCAGGATGGGCGCGTGTGGGATTTCACGAGCTTTGGCGAGGGGCTGCGCAACAACATCTCGCTGCGCGGACATGCGACGCACGGGCCTTCCCACTGGACGGGAAACTTTGACGAGATTCAGGATTTTGAAGGACAGATCCGCAGCCTGCCAAACGGGCTGGGGCTGATGAGTGACGCGGCTTTTCACACCGGCACGAGGGACCAGCCGCTGGGAGATCCGAAAGCTGGTGTGAGCGCGGATCTGGATGCGCTGGCGGCGTATGTGAAATCTCTGAGCACAGCGGGAAGCAGTCCGATGCGTGGGAGCAATGGAGCGCTGACGGCTGAAGCGGTGGCGGGCAGGCAGGTCTTTCGCGCACAGAACTGCGCGGCCTGCCATGAGGGGACACGCTTTACGAAGAGCGCGCTGAATGTGTTTGAGGACATCGGCACGATCAAACCAACGAGCGGGCAGAGACTGGGCGGGCCGCTTGCCGGGCTGGATGTTCCGACGCTGCGTGGACTGTGGAGCACGGCGCCGTATCTGCATGATGGAAGTGCGGCGACACTGGCGGATGCGGTGCGGGCGCACAAGGGAGTGCTGCTTACAGACAACCAGCTGTCTCAACTCGTGTCTTATCTCTCTCAAATTGACGACGCAGAGGTGAGTGCACCTGCACCGTTGAGCATTGTGCTGGCAACTGCGGGCGGAAATGTGAGCGGATCCTTCCCAGTTGCGGGGTATCTGAGCGAGGCAGCTGCGGGGTTCGCGGCAGATGACATCGTGATCATCGGCGGAGTGGTGCGCGGATTCAGCATGACGGGAACGAGCTTCAGCTTTTATGTGGAACCGAAGGCGGCGAGCGTGAGCATCTCGATCCCTGCGAATGTGATGCAGGACGCGACAGGGCTGGGCAATCTGGGATCGAACGTGCTGACGGTGGTGAACAGTGCAGATGTGACACCGCCAGTGATCACGCTGAGCACGGCGGCGGAAAGCGTGAGCGGGGCCTTCACGGTGAGCGTGAATGCGAGCGAAGCGATCGTGGGACTGAGTGCGGCTGATTTTGTGGTCGTGAATGGTGTGGCCACCGACTTGAGCGGGAGCGGAGCGGTGTACCTTCTGAGCATTCAGCCAACGGCGGCGGGTGTGGTGACGGTGCAGCTGCCTGCGGAAACGACGGCGGATGCGGCGGAGAATCCGAGTGGGGCGTCGAATCTGCTGAGCGTGAGCTATGTTCCGACGGACAACACCGGAGCCGGTGTGGTGAATGATCCGGCGCCAAGCGTGGTGCTGACGGCGACCGGGAGAAGCGGAAGCGGCGGGTTCATGATTCAAGCGCAGTTCAGCGAGGCGGTGACGGGACTGGATGCGTCGGAATTTGTGGTGACGAATGGAAGCATTGTGGCGCTGAGTGGAGGAGACGCGCTGTGGGTGGCGACAGTGCAACCGGCGGCCGACGGGGATGTGAGCGTGAGCCTGCCGGTAAATGCGGCGCAGGACAGCGCAGGACAAGGCAGCAGCGCCTCGAACACGCTGGTGCTGGGAAATGCACCGCCCGCGCCGCTGAGCGTAAAGATCCATTTTCAAAACACGGGTGCGCCGACGCCCAACGGCTACTGCGCGGATGACGGCGATGTGTTTGGTGCGCGCAACGGACTGACGTATGGATGGAACAACGACCACACCGCGCAGGGTCGGGATCGGAATGCCGTGAGTGATCAGCGCCAGGACACGGTGATGCGCCTGCTGGCGGGTGCGCAGTGGGAGATGGCGCTGCCGAACGGTGAATATGATGTGACGATCAGCGTGGGAGACGCGACGCAGAGCAGCACGAACACGCTGAACGTCGAGGGCGTGGCGGTGTGGAATGCTGCGGCGTGCGCGGCGGGGGTGTTTCAGGTGAAGAGCGTACGGGTGCTGGTGAGCGACGGGAGGCTGACGCTGGACAACGGTGCTGCGGCCAAGGGGCTGACGGCGCTGAATTATGTGCAGCTTTCCAGCACGAGCAGCACGGTCTCCGGGACGCAGAACGGACTGGCGGCGGAGTATTATGCGGGGGTGAATTTTGACCAACTGCGCTACAGCCGCACGGACCGCACGGTGGATTTCCGCTGGAGCGCGGCGGCACCGGATGTGCGGCTGGGAGCGGACAACTTCAGCGTGAGATGGCAGGGCGTGGTGATGCCGCTGCACAGCGAGAGGCACACCTTTGTGACCACGAGCGACAACGGGGTGAGGCTGTGGGTGAACGGGCAACTGATCCTCAACCGCTGGAACAAGCATGCGGAAGAAACGAGCAGCGCTGAAGTGGACCTGCAGGCGGGAGTGCCTGCGGCGATCAAGCTGGAGTTTTTTGCGAATGACGGTGATGCCGTGATACGGCTGATGTGGGCCAGCCCGAGCCAGCCGCTGCAGGTGATCCCGACAGAGCGGCTGCTGACGCATGCGCCGGGGCAGGCTGTGACGGGATACCCGGAGAGCTTTGCGGAATGGTGCGCGAGCGCACGCAGCAACGGTGCACTGAGCAACGCTGCGGGCAATGCGGACGGTGATGATCTGCCGGATCTGCTGGAGTATGCCTTTGGCGCGAGTGCGGGCAGCGGGATCAATGCCGGGGATGTGCTGAGGCTGAGCACGCTGAACGGCCATGTGAGCGCGAGCGTGGTGAGGCCACGAGGACCGAATGACCTGAACTGGCAGCTGCAAAGCAGCACGGACCTGAAGACATGGACGGCGCTGAACGCGGCTGCGACGGTGAGCGACAACGGAGACGGCACGCTGACGGTGAGGTGGAAGGATCTGGATACGGCGAGCGGCAGCACGAGCGGGATGGTAAGGCTGCTGGTGAGGTGCACTGCAACGGGTGAGACGGCAGTCACGGCACCGTATGCGTGGCAGACGTACACGATCGCAGGCGGCATGCAGTCGATCGGGGTGAATGTGGTGAACACGCCGGTCTTCAGCGGGTATGCGCACTCGGCGAGTGAAGGCGTGGTGTATCTGAGTGATGCAAGCTTTCTGCCCGGCGTGGTGGATGAGGATGCGAGCTACTACGTGGAAGTGAAGGACGGTGCGTATGCGGGGCACCACTTTGACCTGGCGCACATCGGTGACCGGGTGCTGGTGGTGGACATGGAGTCAGAAGCGAACACGCTGGCGGCGGTGCCGGGGGAGATCGCGGGGGCGCGCATCTCCGTGCACAAGCATGTGACGCTGGGGCAGATTTTTGACAAAAGCGTGCTGCAAGGCACGAACAACCCGGGCGCGGCTGACCAGGTGCAGATGGCGACTGCGACGGGCTACCGAACGTACTGGCTGCTGAAGTCGGGCAGCCGGAGCCAGTGGGTGGCGGCGGGAGATGCGAGGCTGACGGTGGCAGACGGGGTGGTGATCCAGCCGGGCACTGGGGTGATGCTGAAAAGCGTGAGCGCGACGCCGCGCACGCTGATGGCGGCAGGACAGGTGCGGACGACGCCGTTTGTGCGGGTGCTGACGCCTGGGCTGAATCTTTTAAGCAACCCGTGGCCGCTGGATGCCACGCCCACGAGGCTGGGAATGTTGGCGGCGGGGTCTTTTAATGCGACTACCAGCCCGGCGACGGCGGACTCCCTGCAGGTGTGGAAGGGCGATGCGCAAAGCGGCGCGAGCGGGTATGACGGGTGGTGGCTGTTTCAGAATCCGCGTGGGGCGACGGCAGCGTGGGTTTCTTCACGGGATGCGACGCTGGCCAGCCAGAATGATGTGCTGGTGCTGAAGGCGGGACGTGGAGCGGTGCTGACGAGAAGAGGGAGCGCGGGGGCGGTGTGGCGTGTGGAGGGGCTGTGA
- a CDS encoding PVC-type heme-binding CxxCH protein, which translates to MRLALASFLLSATAVLAQPVTKKVDLLEVIKSGNVEYHVNPKADFHDAPKDIWTFAKDGTFNISGRGYGYVATKDIYSDYHLVLEFKWGTKTWGKRENAAKDNGVLLHAYGPHGAYSDTWMASIEAQIIEGGVGDILVLSPKLADGTELTTSLSSEFTLDRDKEKIWKKGEPRQTVTKGRINWKHRDVDWADKRGFRGREDVESPPGEWNRLEVIAKGDTLQYFVNGAMVNEAFDCKPSEGRVLLQTEGAEMIVRRYELHPLGEFKEKWSAIQASGGSDIGAVRDGQSKALSPEESLKRIQLDGDYEVQLVAAEPLVLDPVECTWDAQGRMYVADMRDYPLGPPNAGDPWLSRIQLLTDEDGDGRMDKAVTFADHMDNVQGLLPYNGGLIATTRSQVLFLKDTNGDNVADEIRPLIKGFNPRHAQLQVSAPRWGLDGCVHFNNGLDAKEIYPADKPTDVVNIPGSNFKWDPKTDKITPTGGKGQYGGAFDDWGHHFYCSNRNPLMFTVMPYEAMLRNPNAGITQNFEDIAPFGADTRVFPLQITHTTADAHAGTNTACSGLGVYRGQLMPELKNNVFVPDPTGQLVTRYKIEPNGASLKATRVGDRTEFFRSADEWSRPVNFTTGPDGAIYICDIYRRWIDHARFFPEEFVKTHDMRQGENEGRIWRVVPKGTKKLVAKTPGRYHAIPEVGWGEVPPEHAERAAFLKVQSITDAAQLAALISKYPEDAWMSKMVASASSKQMGRILSSLGDDFFKTFSDVRTATIRTFATGAVADAEADDVKALLSLLQKKPGELLWWKPALLQGLAKLPKGHEDAAKEIAALQSKIDAIIADTKAPLDERLAVMPLLGQRKWDAVQPVVKTLLTTSQPPELTAAALVLLKKYAATSTAPLIYELLPKAGPALKRDLVPILTANATTALELFKRMEKGEFPTAWVDVETRWRYQRGSGEMTDLAKKLFGEASSDRAKVVQDYMVATTMKGDAKKGQQVFATICITCHKHGNLGVDVGPPLSDVKVKPPEGLLADILDPNRMFEARWSAYTVETKDGRTLSGLIQSETGDSIVLAMMGGAKETILRSAIKEMKSLDRTLMPVGLEAAINKEQMADLLAFLLGK; encoded by the coding sequence ATGCGCCTTGCCCTTGCCTCTTTTCTACTTAGCGCCACCGCCGTCCTGGCCCAGCCGGTCACCAAAAAAGTGGACCTGCTCGAAGTCATCAAATCCGGCAACGTGGAGTATCACGTGAACCCCAAGGCAGACTTCCATGATGCCCCCAAGGACATCTGGACCTTTGCCAAGGACGGCACCTTCAATATCAGCGGCCGCGGCTACGGTTACGTCGCCACCAAGGACATCTACAGCGACTACCACCTCGTGCTCGAGTTCAAGTGGGGCACCAAGACCTGGGGCAAGCGCGAAAACGCCGCCAAGGACAACGGCGTCCTCCTCCACGCCTACGGCCCGCACGGCGCCTATTCAGACACCTGGATGGCCAGCATCGAGGCCCAGATCATCGAGGGCGGTGTGGGCGATATCCTCGTCCTCTCCCCCAAGCTCGCAGACGGCACCGAGCTCACCACCTCCCTATCCTCCGAGTTCACGCTCGATCGCGACAAGGAGAAGATCTGGAAAAAAGGCGAACCCCGCCAGACCGTGACCAAGGGCCGCATCAATTGGAAACACCGCGACGTGGACTGGGCCGACAAGCGCGGCTTCCGCGGCCGTGAGGATGTCGAGTCTCCCCCCGGCGAGTGGAATCGCCTCGAGGTCATCGCCAAAGGCGACACGCTGCAGTACTTTGTGAACGGTGCCATGGTCAATGAAGCCTTTGACTGCAAACCCAGCGAAGGCCGCGTGCTGCTCCAGACGGAAGGCGCAGAGATGATCGTGCGCCGCTATGAGCTTCACCCGCTCGGCGAGTTCAAAGAAAAATGGAGCGCCATCCAGGCCAGCGGCGGCAGCGATATCGGCGCCGTGCGCGATGGCCAGTCCAAGGCTCTCTCTCCTGAAGAATCTCTCAAGCGCATCCAGCTCGACGGCGACTATGAAGTCCAGCTCGTCGCTGCCGAACCTCTCGTTCTCGATCCCGTGGAGTGCACCTGGGACGCACAGGGCCGCATGTATGTCGCAGACATGCGCGACTATCCTCTCGGCCCGCCAAACGCCGGAGATCCCTGGCTCTCACGCATCCAACTCCTCACCGACGAAGATGGGGACGGCCGCATGGACAAGGCCGTCACCTTCGCCGATCACATGGACAACGTGCAGGGCCTGCTGCCCTACAATGGCGGCCTCATCGCCACCACACGCTCGCAGGTGCTCTTTCTCAAAGACACCAATGGCGACAACGTCGCCGATGAAATCCGCCCCCTCATCAAAGGCTTCAATCCCCGCCACGCACAGCTCCAGGTCAGCGCTCCGCGTTGGGGCCTGGACGGCTGCGTGCATTTCAACAACGGCCTCGACGCCAAGGAAATCTACCCCGCCGACAAACCCACGGATGTGGTGAACATCCCCGGCAGCAATTTCAAATGGGACCCCAAGACCGACAAGATCACTCCCACCGGCGGCAAAGGTCAATACGGCGGTGCTTTCGATGACTGGGGCCACCACTTCTACTGCTCCAATCGCAACCCCCTCATGTTCACCGTCATGCCTTACGAGGCCATGCTGCGCAATCCGAACGCGGGCATCACCCAAAACTTCGAGGACATCGCCCCCTTCGGCGCGGACACTCGCGTCTTTCCGCTTCAGATCACCCACACCACGGCTGACGCCCACGCCGGTACAAACACCGCTTGTTCCGGCCTGGGCGTCTATCGTGGTCAGCTCATGCCCGAGCTGAAAAACAACGTCTTCGTCCCAGATCCCACCGGCCAGCTCGTCACCCGCTACAAGATCGAGCCCAATGGTGCCTCCCTCAAAGCCACGCGTGTCGGTGATCGCACCGAGTTCTTCCGTAGCGCCGATGAATGGTCACGCCCCGTCAATTTCACCACCGGCCCCGATGGTGCCATCTACATCTGCGACATCTACCGCCGCTGGATCGACCACGCCCGCTTCTTCCCCGAGGAGTTCGTCAAAACCCACGACATGCGCCAGGGCGAAAACGAAGGCCGCATCTGGCGCGTCGTGCCCAAAGGCACCAAGAAGCTCGTGGCCAAGACACCCGGCCGCTACCACGCCATTCCCGAAGTCGGCTGGGGCGAAGTGCCTCCGGAGCATGCCGAGCGCGCCGCTTTCCTCAAAGTGCAGAGCATCACAGATGCAGCTCAGCTTGCCGCTTTGATCTCGAAATACCCAGAAGATGCATGGATGTCGAAGATGGTCGCGTCCGCCTCCAGCAAGCAGATGGGCCGCATCCTCAGCTCCTTGGGAGACGACTTCTTCAAAACATTCTCCGATGTGCGCACCGCCACCATCCGCACCTTCGCCACCGGCGCTGTGGCCGATGCAGAAGCCGACGATGTGAAGGCTCTGCTCTCGCTCCTGCAGAAAAAGCCGGGCGAGCTCCTCTGGTGGAAGCCCGCGCTGCTGCAGGGCCTGGCCAAGCTGCCCAAGGGGCATGAGGACGCCGCCAAGGAGATCGCCGCGCTGCAGTCAAAGATCGACGCCATCATCGCGGACACCAAAGCTCCGCTCGATGAGCGCCTCGCCGTCATGCCGCTTCTCGGCCAGCGCAAATGGGATGCCGTGCAGCCGGTGGTCAAGACCCTGCTCACCACCAGCCAGCCTCCAGAGCTGACCGCCGCCGCGCTGGTGCTGCTCAAGAAGTATGCAGCCACCAGCACCGCACCGTTGATCTATGAGCTCCTGCCCAAAGCCGGCCCCGCATTGAAGCGCGATCTCGTCCCCATCCTCACCGCCAATGCCACCACCGCACTTGAGCTTTTCAAGCGCATGGAGAAAGGCGAGTTCCCCACCGCCTGGGTCGATGTGGAGACGCGCTGGCGCTATCAGCGCGGCTCAGGCGAGATGACAGACCTCGCCAAAAAGCTCTTCGGCGAAGCCAGCAGCGACCGCGCCAAAGTGGTGCAGGACTACATGGTGGCTACGACCATGAAAGGAGATGCCAAAAAGGGCCAGCAGGTCTTCGCCACCATCTGCATCACCTGCCACAAACACGGAAATCTGGGCGTCGATGTCGGCCCTCCGCTCTCCGATGTGAAGGTCAAGCCCCCGGAAGGCCTTCTCGCCGACATCCTCGATCCCAACCGCATGTTCGAAGCCCGCTGGAGCGCCTACACCGTCGAAACAAAAGACGGCCGCACCCTCTCCGGCCTTATCCAGAGCGAGACCGGCGACAGCATCGTCCTCGCCATGATGGGCGGAGCCAAAGAAACCATCCTGCGCAGCGCCATCAAGGAAATGAAATCCCTCGACCGCACCCTCATGCCCGTCGGACTCGAAGCCGCCATCAACAAAGAGCAGATGGCCGATCTCCTCGCCTTCCTTCTTGGAAAGTGA